A region from the Microcebus murinus isolate Inina chromosome 27, M.murinus_Inina_mat1.0, whole genome shotgun sequence genome encodes:
- the LOC105885425 gene encoding uncharacterized protein LOC105885425 isoform X1: MDSVTFEDVAVNFTLEEWALLEPCQKNLYREVMGETFKNLATIGKEWIDQSFEDHSKNSRRNLRNLIGKTLLECKEGSRCGETFSQIPDHMLNKKTPSGVKPCESNVYEKVSIGHSSFFTPTKANIAHNLSEYKECRQKPYTHKQREKAFSYRHSFGTHERSSTGKKLYDCKECGKTFISLTGFRNHMVLHSGDGPHKCMLCGKAFAFRSLYRKHERIHTGEKPYKCKQCGKAFRTPGSVRTHEINHTGEKTYECKECGKAFIHFSSMLIHERTHTGEKPYECEQCGKAFAQRRSIQWHMRMHSGDRPHECKICGKAFYSPGSLQRHERSHTGEKPYECKQCGKALSSSTSLRYHERIHTGEKPYECKHCGKAFRSGKFIRIHERTHTGEKPYECKQCGNAFHCVRSFRRHERIHTGEKPYECKQCGKTFTSSTSFQIHERIHTGEKPYECKHCGKAFRSAKGIRIHERTHTGEKPYECKQCGKAFHYDSSFLYHKRTHTSEKHCECKQCGKVISSTSFQIHKRIHTGGKSYECRQCGKILHSVRSFHRHERTHTGEKPYKCEQCGNAFRSAKSLQIHEKIHTGQKPYECKECGKAFFHPSSCQRHERTHTTNI; this comes from the exons GACTCAGTGACCTTTGAGGATGTAGCTGTGAACTTCACCCTGGAGGAGTGGGCTTTGCTGGAACCATGCCAGAAGAATCTCTATAGAGAAGTGATGGGGGAAACCTTTAAGAACCTGGCCACTATAG GAAAAGAATGGATAGACCAGAGCTTTGAAGACCACAGTAAAAATTCCCGGAGAAATCTAAG AAATCTTATTGGAAAGACACTCTTAGAATGTAAAGAAGGTAGTCGGTGTGGAGAAACCTTCAGTCAGATTCCAGATCATATGCTCAACAAGAAAACTCCTTCTGGAGTAAAACCATGTGAAAGTAATGTGTATGAAAAAGTCTCCATTGgtcattcatctttttttacGCCCACGAAAGCTAACATTGCACACAACCTATCTGAGTATAAGGAATGTAGACAAAAGCCATATACACATAAGCAGCGTGAGAAAGCCTTCAGTTATCGGCACTCCTTTGGAACACATGAAAGGTCCTCCACTGGAAAGAAACTCTATGAttgtaaggaatgtggaaaaacCTTCATTTCTCTCACAGGCTTTCGAAATCACATGGTACTGCACAGTGGAGATGGACCTCATAAATGTATGCTTTGTGGAAAAGCATTTGCGTTTCGCAGTTTATATCGTAAACAtgaaagaattcacactggagagaaaccatataaatgtaaacaatgtGGTAAAGCTTTCCGTACCCCCGGTTCTGTTAGAACACATGAAATAAATCACACCGGAGAGAAGACATATGAATGTAAGGAGTGTGggaaagcattcattcatttcagtTCCATGCTTATACATGAAAGGACgcacactggagaaaaaccttatgaATGTGAGCAGTGTGGGAAAGCATTTGCTCAGCGGAGGAGCATTCAGTGGCACATGAGAATGCACAGTGGAGACAGACCTCATGAATGTAAGATATGTGGGAAAGCCTTTTATTCTCCTGGTTCACTTCAAAGACATGAAAGAagtcacactggagaaaaaccctatgaatgtaagcaATGCGGTAAAGCCTTAAGTTCTTCCACTTCCTTGCGATATCATGAAAGAATtcacactggtgagaaaccctatgaatgtaagcaCTGTGGTAAAGCCTTCAGGTCTGGCAAGTTTATTAGAATACATGAAAggactcacactggagagaagccctatgaatgtaagCAATGTGGGAATGCCTTCCATTGTGTCCGCTCCTTTCGTAGACATGAAaggattcacactggagagaaaccctatgaatgtaagcaATGTGGTAAAACCTTCACTTCTTCCACTTCCTTTCAAATACAtgaaagaattcacactggagagaaaccctatgaatgtaaacaTTGTGGTAAAGCCTTCAGGTCTGCCAAAGGCATTCGAATACATGAAAGGACTCACACTGGTGAGAAGCCCTATGAATGTAAAcagtgtgggaaagccttccATTATGACAGTTCCTTTCTTTATCATAAAAGGACTCACACTAGTGAGAAACACTGTGAATGTAAACAATGCGGTAAAGTCATCAGTTCCACCTCCtttcaaatacataaaagaattcacactggaggGAAATCCTACGAGTGTAGGCAATGTGGCAAAATACTCCATTCTGTTAGGTCATTTCATAGACATGAAAGGacccatactggagagaaaccctataaatgtgagCAATGTGGTAATGCCTTCAGGTCTGCCAAGTCCcttcaaatacatgaaaaaattcaCACAGGacagaaaccctatgaatgtaaggaatgtgggaaagccttcttTCACCCTAGTTCCTGTCAAAGACATGAAAGAACTCATACTACTAATATATGA
- the LOC105885425 gene encoding uncharacterized protein LOC105885425 isoform X2, whose product MLNKKTPSGVKPCESNVYEKVSIGHSSFFTPTKANIAHNLSEYKECRQKPYTHKQREKAFSYRHSFGTHERSSTGKKLYDCKECGKTFISLTGFRNHMVLHSGDGPHKCMLCGKAFAFRSLYRKHERIHTGEKPYKCKQCGKAFRTPGSVRTHEINHTGEKTYECKECGKAFIHFSSMLIHERTHTGEKPYECEQCGKAFAQRRSIQWHMRMHSGDRPHECKICGKAFYSPGSLQRHERSHTGEKPYECKQCGKALSSSTSLRYHERIHTGEKPYECKHCGKAFRSGKFIRIHERTHTGEKPYECKQCGNAFHCVRSFRRHERIHTGEKPYECKQCGKTFTSSTSFQIHERIHTGEKPYECKHCGKAFRSAKGIRIHERTHTGEKPYECKQCGKAFHYDSSFLYHKRTHTSEKHCECKQCGKVISSTSFQIHKRIHTGGKSYECRQCGKILHSVRSFHRHERTHTGEKPYKCEQCGNAFRSAKSLQIHEKIHTGQKPYECKECGKAFFHPSSCQRHERTHTTNI is encoded by the coding sequence ATGCTCAACAAGAAAACTCCTTCTGGAGTAAAACCATGTGAAAGTAATGTGTATGAAAAAGTCTCCATTGgtcattcatctttttttacGCCCACGAAAGCTAACATTGCACACAACCTATCTGAGTATAAGGAATGTAGACAAAAGCCATATACACATAAGCAGCGTGAGAAAGCCTTCAGTTATCGGCACTCCTTTGGAACACATGAAAGGTCCTCCACTGGAAAGAAACTCTATGAttgtaaggaatgtggaaaaacCTTCATTTCTCTCACAGGCTTTCGAAATCACATGGTACTGCACAGTGGAGATGGACCTCATAAATGTATGCTTTGTGGAAAAGCATTTGCGTTTCGCAGTTTATATCGTAAACAtgaaagaattcacactggagagaaaccatataaatgtaaacaatgtGGTAAAGCTTTCCGTACCCCCGGTTCTGTTAGAACACATGAAATAAATCACACCGGAGAGAAGACATATGAATGTAAGGAGTGTGggaaagcattcattcatttcagtTCCATGCTTATACATGAAAGGACgcacactggagaaaaaccttatgaATGTGAGCAGTGTGGGAAAGCATTTGCTCAGCGGAGGAGCATTCAGTGGCACATGAGAATGCACAGTGGAGACAGACCTCATGAATGTAAGATATGTGGGAAAGCCTTTTATTCTCCTGGTTCACTTCAAAGACATGAAAGAagtcacactggagaaaaaccctatgaatgtaagcaATGCGGTAAAGCCTTAAGTTCTTCCACTTCCTTGCGATATCATGAAAGAATtcacactggtgagaaaccctatgaatgtaagcaCTGTGGTAAAGCCTTCAGGTCTGGCAAGTTTATTAGAATACATGAAAggactcacactggagagaagccctatgaatgtaagCAATGTGGGAATGCCTTCCATTGTGTCCGCTCCTTTCGTAGACATGAAaggattcacactggagagaaaccctatgaatgtaagcaATGTGGTAAAACCTTCACTTCTTCCACTTCCTTTCAAATACAtgaaagaattcacactggagagaaaccctatgaatgtaaacaTTGTGGTAAAGCCTTCAGGTCTGCCAAAGGCATTCGAATACATGAAAGGACTCACACTGGTGAGAAGCCCTATGAATGTAAAcagtgtgggaaagccttccATTATGACAGTTCCTTTCTTTATCATAAAAGGACTCACACTAGTGAGAAACACTGTGAATGTAAACAATGCGGTAAAGTCATCAGTTCCACCTCCtttcaaatacataaaagaattcacactggaggGAAATCCTACGAGTGTAGGCAATGTGGCAAAATACTCCATTCTGTTAGGTCATTTCATAGACATGAAAGGacccatactggagagaaaccctataaatgtgagCAATGTGGTAATGCCTTCAGGTCTGCCAAGTCCcttcaaatacatgaaaaaattcaCACAGGacagaaaccctatgaatgtaaggaatgtgggaaagccttcttTCACCCTAGTTCCTGTCAAAGACATGAAAGAACTCATACTACTAATATATGA
- the LOC105885426 gene encoding uncharacterized protein LOC105885426, whose product MDSVAFKDVAVNFTKEEWALLDPSQKKLYRDVMWETLRNLAAIGKKWKDQNIEDQYKNLRRNLRIRMAERLCESQQGSEYGENLSQIPDHMRNKKTGAKPCESSVCGEVSVGHSTLNSHMRADTGHKPYKFKEYRKQAYTRKQHEKDFSYRYSFQTHEGPSTGKKPYHCKECGKTFVYLTNFQKHMVMHSRDGCYKCELCGKAFASLNPYLVHERLHNGEKAYECKHCGKAFGCSRSLQVHERIHIEGKAYECKQCGKAFFRSSSLQVHERTHTGEKPYECKECGKAFIYYTSFQRHKRTHTKEKLYECNQCGKAFYDWPSVQRHTGDGPYKCKICGEAFCSPTSFQKHNRTHIREKLCECKICGKTFSSLYIRRHERSHTREKPYECKICGKVYRVYSSLQYHKSTHSGEKPYECKICGKAVSSIYIRIHERIHTGEKPYECKICDKAFHGYSSFQYHKRSHSGKKPYECKICGKAFTSSTYIRIHERSHSGEKPFVCKICGKGFCGYSSFRNHKNIHSGEKPYKCNICGKAFVGCSSFQSHKRSHTGEKPYECKLCGKAFRGHSSLQYHKSIHSGEKPYECKICGKAFRGHSSLQYHKRSHTGEKPYECKICGKAFASNKYIRIHERIHTGEKPYECKICGKAFHGYSSLQYHKRSHSGEKPYECKICGKAFSSSTYIRIHERSHSGEKPFVCKICGKGFCGYSSFRNHKSSHSKEKPYKCNICGKAFVGCSSLLYHKRSHSGEKPYECKICGKAFRGYSSLQYHKSTHSGEKPYECKICGKAFSSTYIQIHERIHTGEKPYECKICGKAFHGYSAFRYHKTSHTAEKPYECKICGEAFRGYSSLRYHKRSHSGEKP is encoded by the exons ATG GACTCAGTGGCCTTTAAGGATGTGGCTGTTAACTTCACTAAGGAGGAGTGGGCTTTGCTGGATCCTTCTCAGAAGAAGCTCTACAGAGATGTGATGTGGGAAACCTTGAGGAACCTGGCTGCTATAG ggaaaaaatggaaagaccaGAACATTGAAGATCAGTACAAAAATCTCAGGAGAAATCTAAG AATTCGAATGGCAGAGAGACTCTGTGAAAGTCAACAAGGTAGTGAGTATGGAGAAAACTTAAGCCAGATTCCAGATCATATGCGGAACAAGAAAACTGGAGCAAAACCTTGTGAAAGCAGTGTGTGTGGAGAAGTCTCCGTTGGTCACTCAACCCTTAACAGTCATATGAGAGCTGACACTGGACACAAACCATACAAATTTAAGGAATATAGAAAACAGGCATACACACGTAAGCAACATGAGAAAGACTTCAGTTATCGCTACTCTTTTCAAACACATGAAGGGCCTTCCACTGGAAAGAAACCCTATCActgtaaggaatgtggaaaaacCTTTGTTTATCtcacaaattttcaaaaacacatgGTAATGCACAGTAGGGATGGATGTTATAAATGTGAATTATGTGGAAAAGCCTTTGCTTCTCTCAATCCATATCTTGTACATGAAAGACTTCACAACGGTGAGAAAGCATATGAATGTAAACATTGTGGTAAAGCTTTTGGTTGTTCTCGTTCCCTTCAAGTACATGAAAGGATTCACATTGAAGGGAAAGCATATGAATGTAAACAGTGTGGTAAAGCTTTTTTTCGCTCCAGTTCCCTTCAAGTACATGAAAGGACTCACACTGGAGAAAAGccatatgaatgtaaggaatgtgggaaagccttcattTACTACACTTCCTTTCAAAGACATAAAAGGACTCACACTAAAGAGAAGCTGTATGAATGTAACCAATGTGGGAAAGCATTTTATGATTGGCCAAGTGTTCAAAGGCACACTGGAGATGGACCTTATAAATGTAAGATATGTGGGGAAGCCTTCTGTTCTCCTACttcatttcaaaaacataataGGACTCATATTAGAGAGAAACTCTGTGAATGTAAGATATGTGGTAAAACTTTTAGTTCCTTATACATTCGAAGACATGAAAGGAGTCACActagagagaaaccctatgaatgtaagatATGTGGTAAAGTCTATCGTGTTTACTCTTCCCTTCAATATCATAAAAGTactcatagtggagagaaaccctatgaatgtaagatATGTGGTAAAGCCGTTAGTTCCATATACATTCGAATACATGAAaggattcacactggagagaaaccctatgagtgTAAAATATGTGATAAAGCCTTTCATGGTTACTCTTCCTTTCAATATCATAAAAGGAGTCACAGTGGaaagaaaccctatgaatgtaagatATGTGGTAAAGCGTTTACTAGTTCCACATACATTCGAATACATGAAAGGagtcacagtggagagaaaccctttgTATGTAAGATATGTGGTAAAGGCTTTTGTGGTTACTCTTCCTTtcgaaatcataaaaatattcacagcggagagaaaccttataaatgtaaCATATGTGGTAAAGCCTTTGTTGGTTGCTCTTCCTTTCAAAGTCATAAAAGGagtcacactggagagaaaccgtatGAATGTAAGTTATGTGGTAAAGCCTTTCGTGGTCACTCTTCCCTTCAATATCATAAAAGtattcacagtggagagaaaccctatgaatgtaagatATGTGGTAAAGCCTTTCGTGGTCACTCTTCTCTTCAATATCATAAAAGGagtcacactggagagaaaccctatgaatgtaagatATGTGGTAAAGCCTTTGCTTCTAATAAATACATTCGAATACATGAAaggattcacactggagagaaaccctatgagtgTAAAATATGTGGTAAAGCCTTTCATGGTTACTCTTCCCTTCAGTATCATAAAAGGagtcacagtggagagaaaccctatgaatgtaagatatgtggtaaagcctttagtAGTTCCACATACATTCGAATACATGAAAGGagtcacagtggagagaaaccctttgTATGTAAGATATGTGGTAAAGGCTTTTGTGGTTACTCTTCCTTTCGAAATCATAAAAGTAGTCACAGTaaagagaaaccctataaatgtaacATATGTGGTAAAGCCTTTGTTGGTTGCTCTTCCCTTCTATATCATAAAAGGagtcacagtggagagaaaccctatgaatgtaagatATGTGGTAAAGCCTTTCGTGGTTACTCTTCACTTCAATATCATAAAAGTactcacagtggagagaaaccctatgaatgtaagatatgtggtaaagcctttagtTCTACATACATTCAGATACATGAAaggattcacactggagagaaaccctatgagtgTAAGATATGTGGTAAAGCCTTTCATGGTTACTCTGCCTTTCGATATCATAAAACGAGTCACACTgcagagaaaccctatgaatgtaagatATGTGGTGAAGCCTTTCGTGGTTACTCTTCCTTAAGATATCATAAAAGGagtcacagtggagagaaaccctag